In the Balaenoptera acutorostrata chromosome 7, mBalAcu1.1, whole genome shotgun sequence genome, one interval contains:
- the TSPAN33 gene encoding tetraspanin-33 isoform X2, whose protein sequence is MARRPGAPAAYGEDFSFVSPLVKYLLFFFNMLFWVISMVMVAVGVYARLMKHAAALACLAVDPAILLIVVGVLMFLLTFCGCIGSLRENICLLQTSSLCLTIVFLLQLAAGVLGFVFSDKARGKVSEIINNAIVHYRDDLDLQNLIDFGQKKFGCCGGISYKDWSLNMYFNCSEDNPSRERCSVPYSCCLPTPNQAVINTMCGQGMQALDYLEASKVIYTNGCIDRLVNWIHSNLFVLGGVALGLAIPQLVGILLSMILVSQIKDQIKLQLYNQQHRADPWY, encoded by the exons ATGGCCCGGAGACCCGGGGCGCCGGCCGCCTACGGGGAGGACTTCTCCTTCGTCAGTCCGCTGGTGAAATACCTGCTCTTCTTCTTCAACATGCTCTTCTGG GTGATTTCCATGGTGATGGTTGCCGTGGGAGTCTACGCTCGGCTGATGAAGCATGCAG cAGCGCTGGCCTGCCTGGCCGTGGACCCTGCCATCCTGCTGATTGTGGTGGGCGTCCTCATGTTCCTGCTCACCTTCTGCGGCTGCATCGGCTCTCTCCGGGAGAACATCTGCCTCCTGCAGACA TCCTCCCTCTGTCTCACCATCGTGTTCCTGCTACAGCTGGCAGCCGGGGTCCTGGGCTTCGTCTTCTCAGACAAG GCACGGGGGAAAGTGAGTGAGATCATCAATAATGCCATTGTGCACTACCGAGATGACTTGGACCTGCAGAACCTCATTGATTTTGGCCAGAAGAAG TTCGGCTGCTGTGGAGGGATTTCCTACAAGGACTGGTCCCTGAACATGTACTTTAACTGTTCAGAAGACAACCCCAGCCGTGAGCGCTGCTCTGTGCCTTACTCCTGTTGCTTGCCTACCCCCAACCAG GCAGTGATCAACACCATGTGTGGCCAAGGTATGCAGGCCCTTGACTACTTGGAAGCTAGTAAAGTCATCTACACCAATGGCTGTATTGACAGACTGGTCAACTGGATACACAGCAACCTCTTCGTACTTGGTGGTGTGGCACTGGGCCTGGCCATCCCCCAG CTGGTGGGAATCCTGCTGTCCATGATCCTCGTGAGTCAGATCAAAGATCAGATCAAACTACAGCTCTACAACCAGCAGCACCGGGCTGACCCATGGTACTGA
- the TSPAN33 gene encoding tetraspanin-33 isoform X1, whose product MARRPGAPAAYGEDFSFVSPLVKYLLFFFNMLFWVISMVMVAVGVYARLMKHAEAALACLAVDPAILLIVVGVLMFLLTFCGCIGSLRENICLLQTSSLCLTIVFLLQLAAGVLGFVFSDKARGKVSEIINNAIVHYRDDLDLQNLIDFGQKKFGCCGGISYKDWSLNMYFNCSEDNPSRERCSVPYSCCLPTPNQAVINTMCGQGMQALDYLEASKVIYTNGCIDRLVNWIHSNLFVLGGVALGLAIPQLVGILLSMILVSQIKDQIKLQLYNQQHRADPWY is encoded by the exons ATGGCCCGGAGACCCGGGGCGCCGGCCGCCTACGGGGAGGACTTCTCCTTCGTCAGTCCGCTGGTGAAATACCTGCTCTTCTTCTTCAACATGCTCTTCTGG GTGATTTCCATGGTGATGGTTGCCGTGGGAGTCTACGCTCGGCTGATGAAGCATGCAG aagcAGCGCTGGCCTGCCTGGCCGTGGACCCTGCCATCCTGCTGATTGTGGTGGGCGTCCTCATGTTCCTGCTCACCTTCTGCGGCTGCATCGGCTCTCTCCGGGAGAACATCTGCCTCCTGCAGACA TCCTCCCTCTGTCTCACCATCGTGTTCCTGCTACAGCTGGCAGCCGGGGTCCTGGGCTTCGTCTTCTCAGACAAG GCACGGGGGAAAGTGAGTGAGATCATCAATAATGCCATTGTGCACTACCGAGATGACTTGGACCTGCAGAACCTCATTGATTTTGGCCAGAAGAAG TTCGGCTGCTGTGGAGGGATTTCCTACAAGGACTGGTCCCTGAACATGTACTTTAACTGTTCAGAAGACAACCCCAGCCGTGAGCGCTGCTCTGTGCCTTACTCCTGTTGCTTGCCTACCCCCAACCAG GCAGTGATCAACACCATGTGTGGCCAAGGTATGCAGGCCCTTGACTACTTGGAAGCTAGTAAAGTCATCTACACCAATGGCTGTATTGACAGACTGGTCAACTGGATACACAGCAACCTCTTCGTACTTGGTGGTGTGGCACTGGGCCTGGCCATCCCCCAG CTGGTGGGAATCCTGCTGTCCATGATCCTCGTGAGTCAGATCAAAGATCAGATCAAACTACAGCTCTACAACCAGCAGCACCGGGCTGACCCATGGTACTGA
- the TSPAN33 gene encoding tetraspanin-33 isoform X3 — protein MVMVAVGVYARLMKHAEAALACLAVDPAILLIVVGVLMFLLTFCGCIGSLRENICLLQTSSLCLTIVFLLQLAAGVLGFVFSDKARGKVSEIINNAIVHYRDDLDLQNLIDFGQKKFGCCGGISYKDWSLNMYFNCSEDNPSRERCSVPYSCCLPTPNQAVINTMCGQGMQALDYLEASKVIYTNGCIDRLVNWIHSNLFVLGGVALGLAIPQLVGILLSMILVSQIKDQIKLQLYNQQHRADPWY, from the exons ATGGTGATGGTTGCCGTGGGAGTCTACGCTCGGCTGATGAAGCATGCAG aagcAGCGCTGGCCTGCCTGGCCGTGGACCCTGCCATCCTGCTGATTGTGGTGGGCGTCCTCATGTTCCTGCTCACCTTCTGCGGCTGCATCGGCTCTCTCCGGGAGAACATCTGCCTCCTGCAGACA TCCTCCCTCTGTCTCACCATCGTGTTCCTGCTACAGCTGGCAGCCGGGGTCCTGGGCTTCGTCTTCTCAGACAAG GCACGGGGGAAAGTGAGTGAGATCATCAATAATGCCATTGTGCACTACCGAGATGACTTGGACCTGCAGAACCTCATTGATTTTGGCCAGAAGAAG TTCGGCTGCTGTGGAGGGATTTCCTACAAGGACTGGTCCCTGAACATGTACTTTAACTGTTCAGAAGACAACCCCAGCCGTGAGCGCTGCTCTGTGCCTTACTCCTGTTGCTTGCCTACCCCCAACCAG GCAGTGATCAACACCATGTGTGGCCAAGGTATGCAGGCCCTTGACTACTTGGAAGCTAGTAAAGTCATCTACACCAATGGCTGTATTGACAGACTGGTCAACTGGATACACAGCAACCTCTTCGTACTTGGTGGTGTGGCACTGGGCCTGGCCATCCCCCAG CTGGTGGGAATCCTGCTGTCCATGATCCTCGTGAGTCAGATCAAAGATCAGATCAAACTACAGCTCTACAACCAGCAGCACCGGGCTGACCCATGGTACTGA